From Ananas comosus cultivar F153 linkage group 8, ASM154086v1, whole genome shotgun sequence, one genomic window encodes:
- the LOC109714097 gene encoding LOW QUALITY PROTEIN: GATA transcription factor 2-like (The sequence of the model RefSeq protein was modified relative to this genomic sequence to represent the inferred CDS: deleted 1 base in 1 codon): MASEWEMGMGGVEYFGMGVGMGATFSNAANITTPITTASGVSPAYLYGLPSATDSLRIDDLLDFSNQEAFPAAAAAGVDNLLLPPTEPSSAITGGSSSSDFQSNLHCSFTDELYFPSEEAAELEWLSTFVDDSFSDVVPYPPSSSAANLPPPAASAEAGHLGADVSGAAGRGAAEQAREAARGRLSRRAAAAAAQPQQSSPSSSSSSSSSEFPSSKPRSGNGRARKNGGGGDHHQVGVEGGVRRCTHCASEKTPQWRTGPLGPKTLCNACGVRYKSGRLVPEYRPAASPTFVLTQHSNSHRKVMELRRQKELLLLRHRDTSSSSAAAAAAAAAAAADLIFHDYGVC; encoded by the exons ATGGCTTCAGAGTGGGAGATGGGAATGGGGGGCGTGGAGTACTTCGGAATGGGGGTGGGGATGGGGGCGACTTTCTCTAATGCGGCCAACATTACTACCCCAATTACTACAGCAAGCGGCGTGTCGCCCGCGTACCTCTACGGGCTTCCGTCAGCCACTGATTCTCTCCGAATTGACGACCTCCTCGACTTCTCTAACCAAGAAGCATTTCCCGCAGCAGCAGCGGCGGGGGTAGATAACCTTCTGCTTCCGCCAACGGAGCCGTCATCGGCCATTACCGGCGGGAGCTCCTCCTCGGATTTCCAATCCAATCTCCACTGCTCCTTCACCGACGAACTCTACTTCCCC AGCGAGGAAGCGGCGGAGCTGGAGTGGCTGTCGACGTTCGTGGACGACTCCTTCTCGGACGTCGTGCCCTACCCGCCGTCATCGTCCGCGGCGAACCTCCCGcctccggcggcgtcggcggaggcgGGCCACCTGGGGGCCGACGTCAGCGGCGCGGCGGGGCGAGGGGCGGCGGAGCAAGCGCGGGAGGCGGCGCGTGGTCGGCTTtcgcggcg ggcggcggcggcggcggcgcagccgCAGcagtcgtcgccgtcgtcgtcgtcgtcgtcgtcgtcgtcggagttCCCGTCGTCGAAGCCGAGGTCCGGGAACGGGAGGGCGCGGAAGAACGGGGGGGGTGGGGATCATCATCAGGTCGGGGTGGAGGGAGGGGTGCGGCGGTGCACGCACTGCGCGTCGGAGAAGACGCCGCAGTGGCGGACGGGGCCGCTGGGGCCGAAGACGCTGTGCAACGCGTGCGGGGTGCGGTACAAGTCCGGGCGCCTCGTCCCCGAGTACCGCCCCGCCGCGAGCCCCACCTTCGTCCTCACCCAGCACTCCAACTCCCACCGCAAGGTCATGGAGCTCCGCCGCCAAAaggagctcctcctcctccgccaccgcgacacctcctcctcctccgccgccgccgccgccgccgcagccgccgcggcGGCCGATCTCATCTTCCACGACTACGGTGTCTGCTGA
- the LOC109713606 gene encoding T-complex protein 1 subunit theta-like isoform X3 — MAIAAQTPDILGERQTDQDVRTQNAVVCQAVANIFKSSLGPVGLDKILVGDIGYVTITNDGATILKMLEVEHLGAKRANVLVRNKIHPSSVVSGYKPNSRFIFFLFLLRLSVCNGGSLQVSELIQEFQRKISKKIKNGRWGVEPSGPNPRVPRHVGTRHWSLVCPLAMAREREQRRAKTRTSSLALLTYPRVWLI; from the exons ATGGCGATCGCCGCTCAGACCCCCGACATTCTCGGCGAGCGCCAAACGGACCAGGATGTGCGCACGCAGAACG CGGTGGTGTGCCAAGCCGTGGCAAACATCTTCAAGTCGTCCCTCGGACCCGTCGGTCTCGATAAG ATTCTGGTTGGTGACATTGGTTATGTGACAATAACGAACGATGGCGCAACAATTCTGAAGATGTTAGAGGTGGAACATCTAGGTGCCAAG AGAGCAAATGTTCTTGTCAGAAATAAAATCCACCCATCCTCTGTAGTTAGTGGCTACAAG CCCAATTcgagatttattttttttctcttccttctccGTCTATCAGTTTGCAATGGGGGAAGCCTGCAAGTATCCGAGTTGATACAG GAATTTCAGAGAAAAATCAGCAAGAAAATTAAGAACGGGAGATGGGGTGTGGAACCGAGTGGTCCAAATCCACGCGTTCCGCGACACGTGGGGACACGCCATTGGTCACTCGTGTGCCCACTTGCGATGGCGAGAGAGCGAGAGCAAAGAAGGGCAAAAACGAGGACCAGCTCCCTTGCCCTACTCACTTACCCCCGCGTCTGGCTCATCTGA
- the LOC109713606 gene encoding T-complex protein 1 subunit alpha-like isoform X2: MAIAAQTPDILGERQTDQDVRTQNAVVCQAVANIFKSSLGPVGLDKILVGDIGYVTITNDGATILKMLEVEHLGAKILVEPAELQDRERANVLVRNKIHPSSVVSGYKPNSRFIFFLFLLRLSVCNGGSLQVSELIQRKISKKIKNGRWGVEPSGPNPRVPRHVGTRHWSLVCPLAMAREREQRRAKTRTSSLALLTYPRVWLI; this comes from the exons ATGGCGATCGCCGCTCAGACCCCCGACATTCTCGGCGAGCGCCAAACGGACCAGGATGTGCGCACGCAGAACG CGGTGGTGTGCCAAGCCGTGGCAAACATCTTCAAGTCGTCCCTCGGACCCGTCGGTCTCGATAAG ATTCTGGTTGGTGACATTGGTTATGTGACAATAACGAACGATGGCGCAACAATTCTGAAGATGTTAGAGGTGGAACATCTAGGTGCCAAG ATTCTTGTTGAGCCGGCAGAACTTCAAGATCGGGAG AGAGCAAATGTTCTTGTCAGAAATAAAATCCACCCATCCTCTGTAGTTAGTGGCTACAAG CCCAATTcgagatttattttttttctcttccttctccGTCTATCAGTTTGCAATGGGGGAAGCCTGCAAGTATCCGAGTTGATACAG AGAAAAATCAGCAAGAAAATTAAGAACGGGAGATGGGGTGTGGAACCGAGTGGTCCAAATCCACGCGTTCCGCGACACGTGGGGACACGCCATTGGTCACTCGTGTGCCCACTTGCGATGGCGAGAGAGCGAGAGCAAAGAAGGGCAAAAACGAGGACCAGCTCCCTTGCCCTACTCACTTACCCCCGCGTCTGGCTCATCTGA
- the LOC109713606 gene encoding T-complex protein 1 subunit alpha-like isoform X1, with protein MAIAAQTPDILGERQTDQDVRTQNAVVCQAVANIFKSSLGPVGLDKILVGDIGYVTITNDGATILKMLEVEHLGAKILVEPAELQDRERANVLVRNKIHPSSVVSGYKPNSRFIFFLFLLRLSVCNGGSLQVSELIQEFQRKISKKIKNGRWGVEPSGPNPRVPRHVGTRHWSLVCPLAMAREREQRRAKTRTSSLALLTYPRVWLI; from the exons ATGGCGATCGCCGCTCAGACCCCCGACATTCTCGGCGAGCGCCAAACGGACCAGGATGTGCGCACGCAGAACG CGGTGGTGTGCCAAGCCGTGGCAAACATCTTCAAGTCGTCCCTCGGACCCGTCGGTCTCGATAAG ATTCTGGTTGGTGACATTGGTTATGTGACAATAACGAACGATGGCGCAACAATTCTGAAGATGTTAGAGGTGGAACATCTAGGTGCCAAG ATTCTTGTTGAGCCGGCAGAACTTCAAGATCGGGAG AGAGCAAATGTTCTTGTCAGAAATAAAATCCACCCATCCTCTGTAGTTAGTGGCTACAAG CCCAATTcgagatttattttttttctcttccttctccGTCTATCAGTTTGCAATGGGGGAAGCCTGCAAGTATCCGAGTTGATACAG GAATTTCAGAGAAAAATCAGCAAGAAAATTAAGAACGGGAGATGGGGTGTGGAACCGAGTGGTCCAAATCCACGCGTTCCGCGACACGTGGGGACACGCCATTGGTCACTCGTGTGCCCACTTGCGATGGCGAGAGAGCGAGAGCAAAGAAGGGCAAAAACGAGGACCAGCTCCCTTGCCCTACTCACTTACCCCCGCGTCTGGCTCATCTGA
- the LOC109713606 gene encoding T-complex protein 1 subunit alpha-like isoform X4: MAIAAQTPDILGERQTDQDVRTQNAVVCQAVANIFKSSLGPVGLDKILVGDIGYVTITNDGATILKMLEVEHLGAKILVEPAELQDRERANVLVRNKIHPSSVVSGYKPNSRFIFFLFLLRLSVCNGGSLQVSELIQNWKNCFHPHPSWTGPGPL; the protein is encoded by the exons ATGGCGATCGCCGCTCAGACCCCCGACATTCTCGGCGAGCGCCAAACGGACCAGGATGTGCGCACGCAGAACG CGGTGGTGTGCCAAGCCGTGGCAAACATCTTCAAGTCGTCCCTCGGACCCGTCGGTCTCGATAAG ATTCTGGTTGGTGACATTGGTTATGTGACAATAACGAACGATGGCGCAACAATTCTGAAGATGTTAGAGGTGGAACATCTAGGTGCCAAG ATTCTTGTTGAGCCGGCAGAACTTCAAGATCGGGAG AGAGCAAATGTTCTTGTCAGAAATAAAATCCACCCATCCTCTGTAGTTAGTGGCTACAAG CCCAATTcgagatttattttttttctcttccttctccGTCTATCAGTTTGCAATGGGGGAAGCCTGCAAGTATCCGAGTTGATACAG AATTGGAAGAACTGTTTTCATCCTCATCCATCTTGGACCGGCCCAGGCCCACTTTAG